The following are encoded in a window of Apis mellifera strain DH4 linkage group LG10, Amel_HAv3.1, whole genome shotgun sequence genomic DNA:
- the LOC410228 gene encoding cAMP-dependent protein kinase catalytic subunit PRKX isoform X1 yields MSGDTTSDEEGSQEDSPRYDIDDLEIIKTIGTGTFGRVVLCRHQGTPLALKILSMVDVIRLKQVEHVRNEITVLKEVNHPFIVNMLWSGRDEARVYMLLEFVAGGELFSYLRAAGRFSGPTSCFYAAEIVCALEYLHSKHIVYRDLKPENLLLDSQGHLKITDFGFSKKLTDRTWTLCGTPEYLAPEIIQSKGHNKAVDWWALGVLIYEMLAGFPPFFDDNPFGIYEKILSGRIEWPKHMDPIAKDLIKKLLIADRTKRLGNMRQGADDVKRHRWFKLVEWPLVPQRALTPPIRPRVKAPGDPSCFDDYPETDWRSQPPLPPEQLALFQDF; encoded by the exons ATGTCGGGAGATACGACCTCGGACGAGGAAGGATCGCAGGAGGACTCCCCTCGATACGACATCGACGATCTGGAGATCATCAAGACGATAG GTACAGGCACTTTCGGAAGAGTGGTGTTATGCAGGCATCAAGGTACTCCCCTAGCCTTGAAGATTCTCTCGATGGTGGACGTGATCAGATTGAAACAAGTGGAACACGTACGGAACGAGATCACCGTACTGAAAGAGGTCAATCATCCCTTTATCGTGAACAT GCTTTGGAGCGGAAGGGACGAGGCAAGAGTATACATGTTGCTAGAGTTCGTTGCCGGTGGGGAGCTTTTCTCCTATTTAAGGGCAGCTGGCCGATTTTCCGGGCCCACCAGCTGCTTCTACGCGGCCGAAATTGTTTGTGCATTGGAATACCTGCACAGCAAACACATAGTTTACAGGGATTTGAAACCTGAGAATCTTTTGTTGGACAGCCAGGGACACCTGAAGATCACCGATTTCGGATTTTCGAAGAAACTGACGGACAG AACGTGGACTCTGTGCGGCACACCAGAATATTTGGCGCCAGAAATAATTCAGAGCAAAGGACACAATAAAGCGGTTGACTGGTGGGCGCTTGGTGTTCTGATCTACGAAATGTTGGCCGGTTTTCCGCCATTTTTCGATGACAATCCGTTTGGCATCTACGAGAAGATATTGAGCGGCAGGATAGAATGGCCAAAACATATGGATCCAATCGCAAAGGAtttgatcaaaaaacttttaattgcaGATCGTACGAAAAGATTAGGAAATATGAGGCAAGGTGCCGATGACGTGAAAAGGCATCGTTGGTTCAAATTAGTCGAATGGCCGTTG GTACCTCAAAGAGCTCTTACACCCCCGATAAGACCACGAGTGAAGGCACCAGGGGATCCAAGCTGTTTCGACGATTACCCGGAAACCGATTGGCGTTCTCAGCCTCCGTTGCCGCCGGAACAACTGGCTCTGTTTCAAGATTTCTAA
- the LOC410228 gene encoding cAMP-dependent protein kinase catalytic subunit PRKX isoform X2: protein MEWIDNTCTGTFGRVVLCRHQGTPLALKILSMVDVIRLKQVEHVRNEITVLKEVNHPFIVNMLWSGRDEARVYMLLEFVAGGELFSYLRAAGRFSGPTSCFYAAEIVCALEYLHSKHIVYRDLKPENLLLDSQGHLKITDFGFSKKLTDRTWTLCGTPEYLAPEIIQSKGHNKAVDWWALGVLIYEMLAGFPPFFDDNPFGIYEKILSGRIEWPKHMDPIAKDLIKKLLIADRTKRLGNMRQGADDVKRHRWFKLVEWPLVPQRALTPPIRPRVKAPGDPSCFDDYPETDWRSQPPLPPEQLALFQDF from the exons ATGGAATGGATCGATAACACGT GTACAGGCACTTTCGGAAGAGTGGTGTTATGCAGGCATCAAGGTACTCCCCTAGCCTTGAAGATTCTCTCGATGGTGGACGTGATCAGATTGAAACAAGTGGAACACGTACGGAACGAGATCACCGTACTGAAAGAGGTCAATCATCCCTTTATCGTGAACAT GCTTTGGAGCGGAAGGGACGAGGCAAGAGTATACATGTTGCTAGAGTTCGTTGCCGGTGGGGAGCTTTTCTCCTATTTAAGGGCAGCTGGCCGATTTTCCGGGCCCACCAGCTGCTTCTACGCGGCCGAAATTGTTTGTGCATTGGAATACCTGCACAGCAAACACATAGTTTACAGGGATTTGAAACCTGAGAATCTTTTGTTGGACAGCCAGGGACACCTGAAGATCACCGATTTCGGATTTTCGAAGAAACTGACGGACAG AACGTGGACTCTGTGCGGCACACCAGAATATTTGGCGCCAGAAATAATTCAGAGCAAAGGACACAATAAAGCGGTTGACTGGTGGGCGCTTGGTGTTCTGATCTACGAAATGTTGGCCGGTTTTCCGCCATTTTTCGATGACAATCCGTTTGGCATCTACGAGAAGATATTGAGCGGCAGGATAGAATGGCCAAAACATATGGATCCAATCGCAAAGGAtttgatcaaaaaacttttaattgcaGATCGTACGAAAAGATTAGGAAATATGAGGCAAGGTGCCGATGACGTGAAAAGGCATCGTTGGTTCAAATTAGTCGAATGGCCGTTG GTACCTCAAAGAGCTCTTACACCCCCGATAAGACCACGAGTGAAGGCACCAGGGGATCCAAGCTGTTTCGACGATTACCCGGAAACCGATTGGCGTTCTCAGCCTCCGTTGCCGCCGGAACAACTGGCTCTGTTTCAAGATTTCTAA
- the LOC726149 gene encoding LOW QUALITY PROTEIN: sodium channel protein Nach (The sequence of the model RefSeq protein was modified relative to this genomic sequence to represent the inferred CDS: deleted 1 base in 1 codon; substituted 2 bases at 2 genomic stop codons) encodes MPKKSNSKNQEFLSISYDKKYDNLISKKRSNRKINVIETKPNVTKRVTDPPKKGKKNPTSLDILTDFLESTSVHGLQYFGKTDIKVGTFGKILWSVTIFSCFIGIYRFFEIKYIKXYNVELSMRLVSGLSLMVMQFLRRYNENPTNTYILTFDEPIFKAPFPAVTICPTMPIPMRKRLAILENAILPENVSREFALNILKYGHILTHSYTSKEFEEIDKLKAFLNANKWKVVEFVKILINCEDVFESCQWNTERIDCGKSIKTSYSSYGLCCSFNYLLEGYMSPQKQVYFNNIYRLLFINRSRNSLLFPFMYIFYCIPMMXRGQARPKPLGSADFGSESGLKVVINKEFQQQSDEEDSYNSMNFSMKNNGIVVVIHDRMDFPGLSSNMYMLQTNHELKIAIKPELIQKPKGLRHRNKENQLVPLCIAEDQNTLEYFSIYGYSNCYANCRVKAMLRYCGCLPFIYDNVAEYNKIKRCELDRLRCIQRNAKKIRIVKNIQSKNVSCSCRTPCTYMNYDGFPNSIPLMKTSSTNVSQKSTILNVYMNSQTYQVSITLSAANESYLLASVGGIFSLFLGCSFLSVAEIIYFVYLFFRASLKSSQKSRNLNTS; translated from the exons ATGCCTAAAAAATCGAACAGTAAGAATCAAGAATTCTTGTCTATCTCTTACGATAAAAAGTACGATAATTTGATATCAAAAAAACGATCGAATCGTAAAATTAACGTGATCGAAACCAAGCCGAATGTCACAAAACGAGTAACCGATCCTccaaaaaagggaaaaaagaatccaACCTCGTTGGACATTTTAACCGATTTTTTGGAAAGCACGTCCGTGCACGGTTTGCAATATTTCGGTAAAACGGATATAAAAGTCGGAACATTTGGAAAGATCTTATGGAGTGTCACCATATTCAGTTGTTTCATCGGTATCTATCGTTTCTTCgagataaaatacataaaa taatataatgtagAATTAAGTATGCGTCTCGTTTCAGGTTTGAGTTTAATGGTAATGCAATTTCTACGTCGTTACAATGAAAATCCGACCAACACGTATATACTGACTTTCGACGAACCGATATTCAAAGCTCCTTTTCCTGCTGTAACCATCTGTCCGACTATGCCAATTCCTATGCGAAAGCGTCTGGCCATTTTGGAGAACGCGATATTGCCTGAGAACGTGAGCAGAGAATTTgcgttaaatatattgaa ATATGGCCATATCCTAACTCATTCGTACACGAGCAAGGAGTTCGAGGAAATCGATAAGTTAAAAGCGTTTTTGAATGCGAATAAATGGAAAGTGGTGgaattcgtgaaaattttgataaattgcgAGGATGTCTTCGAGTCGTGTCAATGGAATACTGAACGGATAGATTGTGGTAAATCGATAAAGACCTCGTATAGTTCGTATGGATTGTGTTGCTCGTTTAATTATCTTCTCGAAGGTTACATGAGTCCTCAGAAGCaagtatatttcaataatatttatcgtttattatttattaatcgttcgagaaattctctattatttccttttatgtatatcttttattgTATACCGATGATGTAAAGAGGTCAAGCAAGACCAAAACCTTTGGGATCCGCTGACTTTGGCTCAGAGAGCGGTTTGAAAGTCGTGATCAACAAAGAATTTCAACAACAGAGCGACGAGGAAGACTCGTAcaattctatgaatttttccATGAAAAATAATGGTATAGTG GTAGTCATACATGACAGAATGGATTTTCCTGGATTGAGTAGTAATATGTACATGTTACAAACGAACCATGAATTAAAG aTCGCTATTAAACCGGAATTAATTCAGAAACCAAAAGGACTCCGACATCGTAACAAAGAGAACCAATTAGTTCCTTTATGCATCGCGGAAGATCAAAAtactttggaatatttttccatctatGGATATTCGAACTGTTATGCGAATTGTAGGGTAAAGGCCATGCTTCGGTATTGTGGATGTTTACCATTTATTTACGACAATGTAGCTGAATACAATAAGATCAAa CGTTGTGAGTTGGATCGTCTACGGTGTATTCAGAGAAAcgcgaaaaaaataagaatcgtGAAGAATATCCAGAGCAAAAATGTTTCTTGTTCCTGTAGAACACCGTGCACTTATATGAACTACGATGGATTCCCTAACTCGATACCTCTGATGAAAACCAGTTCCAC AAATGTGTCACAAAAATCTACTATTCTTAACGTTTACATGAATTCGCAAACTTATCAAGTTTCAATAACTTTATCAGCCGCTAACGAAAGTTATCTTCTGG CATCAGTCGGTGGAATCTTTAGCTTGTTCCTTGGTTGTAGCTTTTTAAGCGTCGcagaaatcatttatttcgtatacttattttttcgcGCTAGTTTGAAATCGAGTCAGAAGAGccgaaatttaaatacatcatAA
- the LOC550998 gene encoding carbohydrate sulfotransferase 11, which produces MGKTMIKCRVWETVLLLLNILSLTIDASIVGEHISMNDDRKRSMEIDDSVYSWTGPNALARSALVERQERLQYNCEEILGYRESENEDLNPESFRNILVDEQHELLYCYVPKVACTNWKRVLMVVTGKWPGNDPMEIPADQAHSPSTFQRLSNYTLSEIERMLATYDKLIVVRHPLERLLSAYRNKLEAKHEKSSKYFQTRFGKKIIRRYRQNATVESLKNGDDVTFREFVQFVTDDSSNETRNEHWKPIYELCHPCLVNYNLVSKYESLAEDATEVLERMGVESINFPAKPMNSEPTAKKLEKYYSTLTYKQLRKLVDLYKLDLRLFDYSLEDVLGFSLA; this is translated from the exons ATGGGAAAAACGATGATAAAATGTCGTGTCTGGGAGACAGTTTTGCTTCTCCTCAACATTTTAAGTTTAACGATAGACGCGAGCATAGTTGGAGAGCATATCTCGATGAACGATGATAGAAAAAGATCCATGGAGATAGATGATTCCGTGTACTCTTGGACAGGGCCCAACGCCTTGGCGAGATCCGCTTTGGTGGAACGTCAAGAaagattacaatataattgcGAGGAGATCTTGGGATATAGAGAATCCGAGAACGAGGATCTAAACCCAGAATCTTTCAGGAATATTCTTGTGGACGAGCAACATGAACTTTTATATTGTTACGTTCCAAAA GTTGCCTGCACAAACTGGAAACGAGTTCTGATGGTTGTCACGGGCAAGTGGCCAGGTAACGATCCTATGGAGATACCGGCTGATCAGGCGCATTCCCCAAGTACTTTCCAAAGGCTCAGTAATTATACTTTGTCCGAGATCGAACGAATGCTGGCGACTTATGACAAACTGATTGTCGTCAGACATCCTTTGGAAAGATTATTGTCTGCCTACAGAAATAAATTGGAAGCGAAACACGAGAAGAGTTCGAAATACTTTCAAACCCGTTTTGGGAAGAAGATTATCAGG AGATACAGACAAAACGCCACTGTAGAATCACTGAAAAACGGCGATGACGTGACGTTTCGAGAGTTTGTACAATTTGTTACGGACGATTCGTCGAATGAGACGCGAAACGAGCACTGGAAGCCGATATACGAGCTGTGTCATCCGTGCTTGGTCAATTATAATCTCGTCAGCAAATATGAAAGTCTAGCGGAGGATGCTACAGAAGTCTTGGAGCGGATGGGCGTCGAGTCAatcaa ttttccaGCCAAACCGATGAACAGCGAGCCAACTGCGAAAAAActggagaaatattattccacgTTGACGTACAAGCAGCTGCGGAAGTTGGTGGATTTGTACAAATTAGATCTAAGATTATTCGATTACTCGCTCGAGGACGTGCTGGGATTCTCGTTGGCTTAA
- the LOC410227 gene encoding inactive hydroxysteroid dehydrogenase-like protein 1 isoform X1, whose protein sequence is MYKRILYKRNADIIWKMILEIVFWLFFTLLLISLLLTYIFNMGTTLWEIFVSLINTKTVDLRTKFGEWAVVTGSTDGIGKAYAKELATRKINLVLISRSLEKLEKTRNEIMQENPTVEIKIIVADFSKGKEIFEKLAEQLKDIPIGILVNNVGMQYSHPMYLEEVPEDDLWDIININIGATTLMTRIVIGQMQKRGKGAIVNVSSASGFIPLPLMTVYSATKVYIISFTEALRAEYSKFGLTIQHLSPFFVNTKMNAFSNWLQVSNILVPSATTYAKNAVNTLGKIDSSTGYWSHGIQKIIVLLVPIEIRTKLAMILNMIFRKEYFKQKRNI, encoded by the exons atgtataaaagaatCCTGTATAAAAGAAACGCGGATATTATTTG GAAAATGATATTGGAAATTGTATTCTGGCTGTTTTTTACTTTGCTGCTAATCTCGCTACTTTtgacttatatttttaatatgggAACCACATTATGGGAGATTTTTGTATCATTGATCAATACGAAAACAGTCGATTTACGAACAAAGTTCGGCGAATGGGCAg tgGTGACTGGATCCACCGATGGAATCGGCAAAGCATATGCAAAAGAATTAGCtactagaaaaataaatttggtgTTAATCAGTCgatctttggaaaaattagaaaaaactaGAAACGAAATTATGCAAGAGAATCCAactgttgaaataaaaattattgtggcAGATTTCagcaaaggaaaagaaatctttgaaaaactAGCAGAACAACTAAAAGATATTCCAATTGGTATTTTAG TCAATAATGTAGGTATGCAATATAGTCATCCTATGTATCTCGAAGAAGTTCCAGAAGATGATTTGTGGGACATCATCAATATTAACATTGGAGCTACTACATTAATGACACGTATAGTTATCGGACAAATGCAAAAGCGAGGTAAAGGCGCAATCGTTAATGTATCATCCGCTTCGGGATTTATACCTTTGCCGTTAATGACTGTGTATTCTGCGACGAAAGTTTACATCATAAGTTTTACCGAGGCTCTCAGAGctgaatattctaaatttggaTTAACTATACAACATTTATCTCCATTTTTCGTTAATACGAAAATGAACGCATTCAGCAATTGGTTACAG GTATCCAATATATTAGTACCTAGTGCAACAACTTACGCAAAAAATGCAGTCAATACTCTaggaaaaattgattcaaGTACAGGCTATTGGAGTCATGGGATTCAAAAGATCATCGTACTTCTTGTACCAATAGAAATAAGAACAAAATTGGCAATGATTCTAAATATGATTttcagaaaagaatattttaaacaaaaaagaaatatctaa
- the LOC410227 gene encoding inactive hydroxysteroid dehydrogenase-like protein 1 isoform X2 — MILEIVFWLFFTLLLISLLLTYIFNMGTTLWEIFVSLINTKTVDLRTKFGEWAVVTGSTDGIGKAYAKELATRKINLVLISRSLEKLEKTRNEIMQENPTVEIKIIVADFSKGKEIFEKLAEQLKDIPIGILVNNVGMQYSHPMYLEEVPEDDLWDIININIGATTLMTRIVIGQMQKRGKGAIVNVSSASGFIPLPLMTVYSATKVYIISFTEALRAEYSKFGLTIQHLSPFFVNTKMNAFSNWLQVSNILVPSATTYAKNAVNTLGKIDSSTGYWSHGIQKIIVLLVPIEIRTKLAMILNMIFRKEYFKQKRNI, encoded by the exons ATGATATTGGAAATTGTATTCTGGCTGTTTTTTACTTTGCTGCTAATCTCGCTACTTTtgacttatatttttaatatgggAACCACATTATGGGAGATTTTTGTATCATTGATCAATACGAAAACAGTCGATTTACGAACAAAGTTCGGCGAATGGGCAg tgGTGACTGGATCCACCGATGGAATCGGCAAAGCATATGCAAAAGAATTAGCtactagaaaaataaatttggtgTTAATCAGTCgatctttggaaaaattagaaaaaactaGAAACGAAATTATGCAAGAGAATCCAactgttgaaataaaaattattgtggcAGATTTCagcaaaggaaaagaaatctttgaaaaactAGCAGAACAACTAAAAGATATTCCAATTGGTATTTTAG TCAATAATGTAGGTATGCAATATAGTCATCCTATGTATCTCGAAGAAGTTCCAGAAGATGATTTGTGGGACATCATCAATATTAACATTGGAGCTACTACATTAATGACACGTATAGTTATCGGACAAATGCAAAAGCGAGGTAAAGGCGCAATCGTTAATGTATCATCCGCTTCGGGATTTATACCTTTGCCGTTAATGACTGTGTATTCTGCGACGAAAGTTTACATCATAAGTTTTACCGAGGCTCTCAGAGctgaatattctaaatttggaTTAACTATACAACATTTATCTCCATTTTTCGTTAATACGAAAATGAACGCATTCAGCAATTGGTTACAG GTATCCAATATATTAGTACCTAGTGCAACAACTTACGCAAAAAATGCAGTCAATACTCTaggaaaaattgattcaaGTACAGGCTATTGGAGTCATGGGATTCAAAAGATCATCGTACTTCTTGTACCAATAGAAATAAGAACAAAATTGGCAATGATTCTAAATATGATTttcagaaaagaatattttaaacaaaaaagaaatatctaa
- the LOC410226 gene encoding activating transcription factor of chaperone isoform X1 yields the protein MISNQDQESWLWKFEPVSPNGTLSNKFEDDWFLFDDKSVDPTKKIAEPIMYEDHPTRAQVATKLLEKLDEWIKEEPFSDWLEEKIELPIFEELPITENGQIKTTPYNEITKAPQQDDTQTLLQEFETVLGDVEACHQIVPSSSSTLTPPQSPPSHKPLNMDTQLLVTLQPVQPLYPNHQSIYGMVVPEEKSYINEVRVWHTKNVPLDQINTDVAHDLAVVDEYVRLHTKDIPPSSPCTSSGGSYISSEDSVDDPDWIFESEKKNMKQSTCISTKNRQKPYSRPSIEDKKVRKKEQNKNAATRYRQKKKQEIKEILGEERELTEHNEKLKNQVTDLQREIGYLKGLMRDLFKAKGLIK from the exons ATGATATCCAATCAGGACCAGGAAAGTTGGCTATGGAAGTTCGAGCCAGTGTCTCCTAATGGAACACTGTccaataaatttgaagatgaTTGGTTTTTATTTGATGATAAATCTGTAGatcctactaaaaaaattgctGAACCTATTATGTATGAAGATCATCCTACTCGTGCACAAGTAGCTACGAaacttttggaaaaattagatGAATGGATTAAAGAAg AACCTTTTTCGGATTGGTTGGAGGAGAAAATAGAATTGCCTATTTTTGAAGAACTGCCAATTACTGAAAATGGACAAATTAAAACAACaccatataatgaaattacaaaagCTCCCCAGCAAGATGATACACAAACTTTGCTACAAGAATTTGAAACTGTTCTGGGAGATGTGGAAGCTTGTCATCAAATAGTCCCTTCATCAAGTTCCACTCTTACACCCCCTCAATCACCTCCATCACATAAACCATTAAATATGGATACTCAATTACTTGTTACTTTACAACCAGTACAACCATTATATCCTAATCATCAGTCCATATATGGTATGGTAGTTCCAGaggaaaaatcatatataaatgaagTACGCGTATGGCATACAAAAAATGTACCATTAGACCAGATAAACACAGATGTTGCACATGACTTAGCTGTAGTGGATGAATATGTACGTTTACATACAAAAGATATTCCACCATCTAGTCCTTGTACCAGTTCTGGTGGTAGCTATATTTCATCAGAAGATTCTGTGGATGATCCAGATTGGATTTTCgaatccgaaaaaaaaaatatgaaacaatcTACTTgtatttcaacaaaaaatcGTCAAAAACCTTATTCTCGTCCTtcaattgaagataaaaaagttcgaaaaaaagaacaaaataaaaatgcagcCACACGATATAGacagaagaaaaaacaagaaataaaagaaatattaggtGAAGAACGTGAACTTACTGAACATaatgaaaaactaaaaaatcaaGTAACAGATTTACAACGAGAAATTGGATACTTAAAAGGCTTAATGAGAGATTTATTTAAAGCTAAGggtcttattaaataa
- the LOC410226 gene encoding activating transcription factor of chaperone isoform X2, whose amino-acid sequence MAGICYSEPFSDWLEEKIELPIFEELPITENGQIKTTPYNEITKAPQQDDTQTLLQEFETVLGDVEACHQIVPSSSSTLTPPQSPPSHKPLNMDTQLLVTLQPVQPLYPNHQSIYGMVVPEEKSYINEVRVWHTKNVPLDQINTDVAHDLAVVDEYVRLHTKDIPPSSPCTSSGGSYISSEDSVDDPDWIFESEKKNMKQSTCISTKNRQKPYSRPSIEDKKVRKKEQNKNAATRYRQKKKQEIKEILGEERELTEHNEKLKNQVTDLQREIGYLKGLMRDLFKAKGLIK is encoded by the exons ATGGCTGGTATATGTTACAGTG AACCTTTTTCGGATTGGTTGGAGGAGAAAATAGAATTGCCTATTTTTGAAGAACTGCCAATTACTGAAAATGGACAAATTAAAACAACaccatataatgaaattacaaaagCTCCCCAGCAAGATGATACACAAACTTTGCTACAAGAATTTGAAACTGTTCTGGGAGATGTGGAAGCTTGTCATCAAATAGTCCCTTCATCAAGTTCCACTCTTACACCCCCTCAATCACCTCCATCACATAAACCATTAAATATGGATACTCAATTACTTGTTACTTTACAACCAGTACAACCATTATATCCTAATCATCAGTCCATATATGGTATGGTAGTTCCAGaggaaaaatcatatataaatgaagTACGCGTATGGCATACAAAAAATGTACCATTAGACCAGATAAACACAGATGTTGCACATGACTTAGCTGTAGTGGATGAATATGTACGTTTACATACAAAAGATATTCCACCATCTAGTCCTTGTACCAGTTCTGGTGGTAGCTATATTTCATCAGAAGATTCTGTGGATGATCCAGATTGGATTTTCgaatccgaaaaaaaaaatatgaaacaatcTACTTgtatttcaacaaaaaatcGTCAAAAACCTTATTCTCGTCCTtcaattgaagataaaaaagttcgaaaaaaagaacaaaataaaaatgcagcCACACGATATAGacagaagaaaaaacaagaaataaaagaaatattaggtGAAGAACGTGAACTTACTGAACATaatgaaaaactaaaaaatcaaGTAACAGATTTACAACGAGAAATTGGATACTTAAAAGGCTTAATGAGAGATTTATTTAAAGCTAAGggtcttattaaataa